A portion of the Ferrimonas lipolytica genome contains these proteins:
- a CDS encoding bifunctional metallophosphatase/5'-nucleotidase, with protein sequence MMINKKYSLIAASLLVALTGCSDDDSSSEPVAPTADFSLTVAHVNDTHSNFDPTSVDFTAPITDEGMSLRVDAGGYARMAEKLEMARATAEAADQPFLALHGGDAFQGSLYFNVMKGQGNAQLLSMMGLDAMAIGNHEFDLGNEALIDFANRVNFPLLAANMDTSGDSAMSKIDNIMPYTVKSLNGQNVGIFGLVLEDMESISSPGEDLAFEGEVVSAQATVNALLAEGVDHIVMVSHIGTDRDLRIAEEVNGVDLIVGGHSHTLLGDFTNLGMGHGHPDMDYAEMVTNPDGGKTCIVQAGQYAQAVGQVTVEFAQGDILTCAGNNTLLIDDNFAHKYDGENREPLTDADQASAVEFIDGEQNIAITEQDVQVQYVIDEDFKPLVEEFEGLVIGDIFDENDPVDQGSLDHTRIPGLAKYDASLRYKGSEAGVHVADSMVWKLNEVNMDVDFAITNNGGIRNPIVAGDEGLTAGYIIGELLYFSNELAVVELLGSDVRDLLNDTIGYALDPLGSSGSFPTFANIQFTYNGLSTEDNKIESLQVCPTGAGNADCTDIIDDTVYRIATNAYIAGGKDGYDIFAERAQSEMVASGFIDNESMIEYVEYLTEQGMRLEEKPTGLNFIEPADFVADSPLKKEND encoded by the coding sequence ATGATGATTAATAAAAAGTATTCCTTAATTGCCGCATCTTTACTGGTTGCTCTGACTGGTTGTAGCGATGATGACTCTAGCAGCGAGCCGGTAGCACCTACTGCTGATTTCTCGCTGACCGTTGCCCACGTTAACGATACCCACTCAAACTTTGATCCTACCTCAGTAGACTTTACTGCCCCGATCACCGACGAAGGTATGTCACTGCGTGTAGATGCTGGCGGCTACGCACGCATGGCTGAAAAGTTAGAGATGGCTCGCGCAACAGCAGAAGCTGCTGACCAACCATTCTTGGCTCTGCACGGCGGCGACGCTTTCCAAGGTTCGTTGTACTTCAACGTAATGAAGGGACAAGGTAACGCCCAATTGCTGTCTATGATGGGTCTGGACGCAATGGCTATTGGTAACCACGAATTTGATTTGGGTAACGAAGCCCTTATCGACTTTGCTAACCGCGTTAACTTCCCACTGCTGGCTGCCAACATGGACACCAGTGGCGATAGCGCCATGAGCAAAATCGACAACATCATGCCATACACCGTTAAGTCACTTAACGGCCAGAACGTTGGTATCTTCGGCTTAGTATTGGAAGATATGGAAAGCATCTCTTCTCCTGGTGAAGATCTGGCTTTCGAAGGCGAAGTTGTTAGTGCCCAAGCGACCGTTAACGCTCTGTTAGCAGAAGGCGTTGACCACATCGTTATGGTAAGCCACATCGGTACAGACCGTGACCTTCGCATCGCCGAAGAAGTTAACGGCGTTGATTTGATTGTTGGTGGCCACTCCCACACTTTACTGGGTGACTTCACCAACTTAGGCATGGGTCACGGCCATCCAGATATGGATTACGCTGAGATGGTAACCAACCCTGATGGCGGCAAAACCTGTATCGTTCAAGCTGGCCAATACGCGCAAGCGGTAGGTCAAGTAACGGTTGAGTTTGCACAAGGCGATATCCTGACCTGTGCTGGTAACAATACCCTGCTAATCGATGATAACTTTGCCCACAAGTACGATGGCGAAAACCGCGAACCACTGACTGATGCAGACCAAGCTTCTGCGGTAGAGTTTATTGATGGCGAGCAAAACATTGCGATCACCGAACAAGACGTACAAGTTCAGTACGTGATTGATGAAGACTTCAAACCTCTAGTAGAAGAGTTTGAAGGCTTAGTTATCGGCGACATATTTGATGAAAACGATCCAGTTGACCAAGGCTCTTTGGATCACACACGTATCCCTGGCCTAGCTAAGTACGATGCATCATTACGTTACAAAGGTTCTGAAGCTGGTGTGCATGTAGCTGACTCCATGGTCTGGAAGCTAAACGAAGTAAACATGGACGTCGACTTCGCCATCACTAATAACGGTGGTATCCGTAACCCTATCGTCGCTGGCGATGAAGGTTTGACTGCGGGTTACATCATCGGTGAGTTACTTTACTTCTCAAACGAATTAGCTGTAGTAGAGCTGCTTGGTTCTGATGTCCGCGACCTGCTGAATGACACCATCGGTTATGCGCTCGACCCACTGGGTTCTTCAGGCTCGTTCCCTACATTCGCTAACATCCAGTTCACCTACAACGGTTTAAGCACCGAAGACAACAAGATCGAATCTTTGCAGGTTTGTCCTACCGGTGCTGGTAACGCTGATTGTACTGACATCATTGATGATACCGTTTACCGCATTGCGACCAACGCTTACATCGCTGGCGGTAAAGACGGTTACGACATCTTCGCTGAGCGCGCTCAAAGTGAAATGGTTGCTTCTGGCTTTATCGATAACGAATCAATGATTGAATATGTTGAGTATCTAACCGAGCAAGGCATGCGTTTAGAAGAGAAGCCAACTGGTCTGAACTTCATTGAGCCTGCTGATTTCGTAGCTGATAGCCCACTGAAAAAAGAAAACGACTAA
- a CDS encoding 50S ribosomal protein L25/general stress protein Ctc, producing the protein MPELTFDAEVRTEHGTGASRRLRHQDKLPAILYGGGKDPVSLTLEHNKVNLAQEKEAFYSQVLTLKINGKTEDVIVKAMQRHPYKPKLVHVDFLRVSKNNALTTTVPLHFLNEDTCVGAKAGGTVVHLLNEVEVKCLPADLPEFIEVDIQQLDAGQSLHLHDIALPKGVELTELSKGDDHDLSVVSVQAARGGSEEDEASESAEPGTEQE; encoded by the coding sequence ATGCCCGAGTTAACGTTTGACGCTGAAGTTCGTACCGAACATGGCACCGGAGCGAGCCGCCGGTTGCGTCATCAAGACAAGCTGCCTGCAATTTTATACGGCGGTGGCAAAGACCCTGTGTCACTGACTTTGGAGCACAACAAAGTCAACTTAGCACAGGAAAAAGAGGCGTTTTATAGCCAAGTGCTGACCCTCAAAATCAACGGCAAAACGGAAGATGTCATCGTTAAGGCGATGCAACGTCACCCATACAAGCCTAAATTAGTGCACGTTGATTTTTTGCGAGTGTCAAAAAATAACGCATTGACCACCACAGTGCCGCTGCACTTCTTAAACGAAGACACCTGCGTTGGTGCTAAAGCTGGCGGTACCGTAGTACACCTATTGAACGAAGTTGAAGTGAAATGTCTGCCAGCTGACCTGCCAGAATTCATTGAAGTTGATATTCAACAATTGGACGCGGGTCAATCGCTGCACTTGCACGACATCGCTCTCCCTAAAGGGGTTGAGTTAACCGAGCTAAGTAAAGGCGACGATCACGATCTTTCTGTAGTCAGCGTGCAAGCCGCGCGTGGCGGCAGCGAAGAAGATGAAGCATCAGAAAGCGCCGAACCTGGCACTGAACAAGAGTAA
- a CDS encoding DUF6268 family outer membrane beta-barrel protein — protein sequence MRLNKWLVPLLLCASTVVQAQGRWELDLYGVVSGDADVEQGGEYNDDQYGLSGSYSMNWGRGRIAGVSLAADHRSIDLSGLPAVSVLRGIDGRDDYELSLFAIHPLSQNWGLFVSTGAEWATADGASSSDGFSYSAISIANYRGFEDLNIGIGVAYINGIVDVSTVPVATIDWQINEQWRLSNPFDKGFNGRAGLELSYQLDPKMSISIGGGFRSEQFAFEGGEIEQDLPLAFIRGRYQYRSGIELSLVAGYRLEGDLTVHSASEEIDTEIDGRWLAAVVVTFAD from the coding sequence ATGCGTCTAAATAAATGGTTGGTTCCCCTCCTGTTGTGCGCTTCCACTGTGGTGCAGGCACAAGGCCGTTGGGAGCTTGATCTATATGGGGTTGTCTCTGGTGACGCTGATGTTGAACAAGGTGGCGAGTATAACGACGATCAATACGGGTTAAGTGGTTCGTACAGTATGAATTGGGGGAGGGGACGGATAGCAGGTGTGAGCCTTGCTGCTGATCATCGCTCGATAGACCTGTCGGGTTTACCTGCAGTTAGCGTTCTGCGTGGAATTGATGGTCGTGATGATTATGAGTTGTCGTTGTTTGCTATTCATCCACTTAGCCAAAATTGGGGTTTATTTGTTAGTACGGGCGCGGAGTGGGCCACTGCTGATGGCGCCAGCAGCAGTGATGGTTTCTCCTATAGCGCTATCTCAATCGCAAATTATCGCGGTTTCGAGGATCTAAATATTGGTATTGGTGTGGCTTACATCAACGGCATTGTTGATGTATCAACCGTGCCAGTGGCAACCATTGATTGGCAAATCAATGAACAGTGGCGATTAAGTAACCCGTTCGATAAGGGCTTTAACGGGCGTGCAGGCCTCGAGCTTTCATATCAACTTGATCCTAAGATGAGCATTAGCATTGGTGGTGGTTTTCGCTCTGAGCAGTTTGCGTTTGAGGGCGGAGAGATAGAACAAGATCTGCCATTGGCATTTATCCGCGGCCGTTATCAATACCGTTCCGGCATTGAACTGTCATTAGTGGCAGGATATCGATTAGAGGGGGATTTGACGGTTCACTCTGCCTCAGAAGAGATCGACACCGAGATTGATGGCCGATGGTTAGCGGCAGTGGTGGTTACTTTTGCTGACTAG
- the ychF gene encoding redox-regulated ATPase YchF — MGFKCGIVGLPNVGKSTLFNALTKAGIEAANFPFCTIEPNTGVVPMPDPRLDELAKIVNPQRVLPTTMEFVDIAGLVKGASTGEGLGNKFLANIRETDAIGHVVRCFENDNIVHVSGGVNPADDIEVINTELALADMDAVERALQRLAKRAKGGDKDAKAEIVVLEKLQPVLEEGGMARSVELTADEKKLIQYMGLLTLKPTMYIANVNDDGFENNPFLDIVRDIAAKENAVVVPVCAEIESEIAELEDDEREEFMADLGIEEPGLNRVIRSGYELLNLQTYFTAGVKEVRAWTVSVGATGPQAAGVIHTDFERGYIRAEVVAYDDFIQYNGENGAKEAGKKRSEGKGYVVADGDVIHFLFNV, encoded by the coding sequence ATGGGTTTTAAATGTGGCATCGTGGGCCTGCCAAACGTAGGCAAATCCACTCTGTTTAACGCACTAACGAAAGCTGGCATCGAAGCAGCCAACTTCCCATTTTGTACTATTGAGCCAAACACCGGTGTAGTTCCAATGCCGGATCCGCGCTTGGACGAACTGGCGAAAATCGTTAACCCGCAACGCGTACTCCCAACCACCATGGAGTTCGTAGACATTGCCGGTCTGGTTAAAGGCGCTTCCACCGGTGAAGGCTTAGGTAACAAGTTCCTAGCCAACATTCGTGAAACCGACGCCATTGGTCACGTTGTTCGCTGTTTCGAAAACGACAACATCGTGCACGTATCTGGTGGCGTAAACCCTGCTGATGACATTGAGGTGATCAACACCGAGCTGGCGCTAGCAGATATGGACGCCGTTGAGCGTGCGCTGCAGCGCCTAGCAAAACGCGCTAAAGGCGGCGATAAAGACGCTAAAGCCGAGATTGTGGTACTTGAGAAGCTGCAACCGGTTCTTGAAGAAGGTGGCATGGCACGCTCTGTTGAGCTTACTGCCGATGAGAAGAAGCTAATCCAATACATGGGTCTTCTTACTCTGAAGCCAACCATGTACATCGCTAACGTTAATGACGACGGTTTCGAAAACAACCCGTTCCTAGACATCGTGCGCGACATTGCAGCCAAAGAGAACGCTGTTGTTGTTCCAGTATGTGCTGAAATCGAATCTGAAATCGCAGAACTGGAAGACGACGAACGAGAAGAGTTCATGGCCGATCTTGGTATCGAAGAACCAGGCCTAAACCGCGTTATTCGTTCTGGTTACGAGCTACTTAACCTGCAAACCTACTTTACCGCTGGTGTTAAAGAGGTTCGCGCTTGGACGGTTTCCGTTGGTGCAACTGGTCCACAAGCCGCCGGTGTTATCCACACCGACTTCGAACGTGGTTACATCCGCGCCGAAGTAGTGGCGTACGACGACTTCATTCAATACAACGGTGAAAACGGCGCGAAAGAAGCCGGTAAGAAGCGTTCTGAAGGTAAAGGTTACGTGGTTGCCGATGGCGACGTAATTCACTTCCTCTTCAACGTCTAA
- a CDS encoding efflux RND transporter periplasmic adaptor subunit, with translation MNNSPKYLVLTTLLLALGGCQQQNTAVSVAAPKPVQTAQLSFQPSYRIQHRLVGEVRNQRTSSVGFELSGMINQVHAELGDKVSSGQVLAQLDTDLLDTEALQLDAKISQLKAQIDLNNSTLKRQLALQEKGYQSQQQLDELNSQQQNLLAQLSQAQSALSGNQIRLNKSQLKAPFNGTVSQRQLAPGQVVSAGQPLLTLVPSSGAEARVGVPVMLLNKLGNHLDFHLRHGQQQLEAQLLGQSASVDPVTRTVDLRFALPTEQSWFDGDLIYLDLAETVTASSAEVPISALISGMRGRWNLMVAKQHEGKWQLERRDITILHANHSSAVITGAVEADEYYVTAGLQALVQGQQVTLAETVQ, from the coding sequence ATGAACAATTCGCCCAAATATCTCGTTTTAACGACTCTGCTACTCGCGTTAGGCGGCTGCCAACAGCAAAATACCGCCGTATCAGTAGCAGCGCCGAAACCAGTGCAGACTGCCCAATTGAGTTTTCAACCCAGTTATCGAATTCAGCACCGTTTAGTCGGTGAAGTACGTAACCAGCGCACCAGCTCGGTTGGTTTTGAACTTTCCGGGATGATCAATCAAGTGCATGCTGAACTCGGTGATAAAGTCAGCTCAGGTCAGGTTTTAGCGCAACTGGATACCGATCTGCTCGACACCGAAGCACTGCAGCTTGATGCCAAAATAAGCCAGCTTAAAGCACAAATCGATCTCAATAATTCGACTCTGAAGCGCCAACTGGCGTTGCAAGAAAAGGGTTACCAATCACAACAACAATTGGACGAACTCAATAGCCAACAACAAAATTTGCTTGCCCAGCTTTCCCAAGCACAATCGGCACTTAGCGGCAATCAAATACGATTAAACAAAAGCCAACTCAAGGCGCCATTTAACGGCACAGTTTCGCAACGACAACTAGCCCCTGGACAGGTTGTCAGTGCCGGCCAACCATTATTAACACTGGTACCAAGTAGCGGCGCCGAAGCACGGGTTGGGGTTCCGGTAATGCTATTGAATAAACTAGGTAATCACCTCGATTTCCATCTTCGCCACGGTCAACAGCAGCTTGAAGCACAACTTTTGGGACAAAGTGCCAGTGTCGATCCGGTAACCCGTACTGTTGACCTGCGCTTTGCTCTGCCGACGGAACAATCGTGGTTCGACGGCGATCTTATCTACCTTGATCTGGCTGAAACCGTCACCGCATCCAGCGCCGAAGTACCCATTTCAGCACTAATTAGTGGTATGCGTGGACGCTGGAATCTTATGGTAGCGAAACAGCATGAAGGAAAATGGCAGCTTGAGCGACGTGATATAACGATTCTGCATGCCAACCACAGCAGCGCCGTCATTACCGGTGCCGTTGAAGCAGATGAGTATTACGTCACAGCTGGGTTACAAGCGCTCGTTCAAGGGCAACAGGTAACATTGGCTGAGACAGTACAATGA
- the pth gene encoding aminoacyl-tRNA hydrolase codes for MSSNIRLIVGLANPGPEYVRTRHNAGEWLVNELARMHNVSLKAESKFYGLTARIQSGSTDLRLLIPTTFMNLSGKSVAALANFYGIEPEEILVAHDELDLAPGVARIKKGGGHGGHNGLKDIIAKMGNNKDFYRLRIGIGHPGDRNRVSGYVLGKAQATEQQAMDEAVDEASRCIDILLRDGIAKAQSRLHTFSAQPA; via the coding sequence GTGAGCAGTAATATCCGTTTAATCGTGGGCCTGGCTAATCCAGGCCCCGAATATGTTAGAACCCGCCATAATGCGGGTGAGTGGCTGGTCAACGAACTAGCCCGTATGCATAACGTCAGTCTAAAAGCCGAAAGTAAATTTTATGGCTTAACAGCTCGGATCCAAAGCGGCAGTACCGATCTGCGCCTGTTGATCCCTACCACCTTCATGAACCTCTCCGGCAAATCCGTTGCCGCATTGGCAAACTTCTATGGCATTGAACCGGAAGAGATCTTGGTAGCACACGACGAGCTTGACCTAGCACCAGGCGTTGCCCGCATCAAAAAAGGCGGCGGCCACGGTGGTCATAATGGCCTAAAAGATATCATTGCCAAGATGGGCAATAACAAAGATTTTTACCGGCTGCGCATCGGTATTGGTCACCCAGGTGATCGCAACCGCGTGTCCGGATATGTATTGGGTAAAGCCCAAGCAACTGAACAACAGGCCATGGATGAGGCCGTTGACGAAGCCAGTCGCTGCATCGATATTTTGCTGCGCGATGGCATCGCCAAGGCACAGAGCCGCCTACACACTTTCTCGGCCCAACCGGCCTAA
- a CDS encoding TetR/AcrR family transcriptional regulator — MEVKRNIRSEQKRKQIVDAAGDLFISNGYFETSMDDIAQRADVSKQTVYAHFGSKDDLFTYCVEHRCAEIEIDRFDFTSAKDAAQQLLTFCLRVSEVMQSAEALYVLRLCISQADSHPQLSKSFYTAGPGRFAQILCDGLSQLALLPQWNIDCPQMAAEQLMVLTKGMVGIRRELGVGGNESDPKRIERVTRAVEMFVNNYRTE, encoded by the coding sequence ATGGAAGTGAAACGGAATATTCGTAGTGAACAAAAACGCAAGCAAATAGTCGACGCCGCCGGGGATCTATTTATCTCCAATGGTTACTTTGAAACCAGTATGGACGACATCGCTCAACGTGCTGATGTATCGAAACAAACCGTCTATGCCCACTTTGGCAGTAAAGATGATTTATTTACCTATTGTGTTGAGCACAGATGCGCGGAAATAGAGATTGATCGTTTTGATTTCACTTCAGCTAAGGATGCAGCACAACAACTGCTGACCTTTTGCTTGAGAGTTAGTGAAGTGATGCAATCCGCTGAAGCATTGTACGTTTTACGGTTGTGTATCAGCCAAGCAGATTCCCACCCGCAGTTGTCAAAAAGCTTTTATACGGCAGGCCCGGGCAGATTCGCACAGATTCTGTGCGACGGTTTGTCGCAGTTAGCGTTGTTGCCTCAATGGAACATTGATTGTCCACAGATGGCAGCAGAGCAACTGATGGTGCTAACCAAAGGCATGGTTGGTATTCGGCGCGAGCTCGGGGTTGGTGGAAATGAGAGTGATCCTAAACGGATCGAACGGGTAACACGGGCAGTAGAGATGTTTGTAAACAACTACCGCACTGAATAG
- a CDS encoding DUF945 family protein, translating into MSTTLAATWYIASQYEQYRLNALERFNNQTGSTQLSHTISDRNLFNHNEHYRISAYADGSNKLVELQFNQQVKFYPGFVKATYSIDTSSPSWQVVGQQLKQPLLNHGSWSASIFSQQGNYRYQVDGFESKPTSLDEYISTGDIVVDGTFALDLSEYSSQLSIAAATIGFAQRVFELEGLSASSTMTLLDDIYDINFSHSSIDSLTAYQLGNTTTATKPLRFKLNDLKLSNGNLHRQGNSSSSTTLTIGALALSANDDIDITLTDARLATKVSNVATSAYINLARFIQQGSQPDALASALTDIDTILANNLQLDIQAFEGDITLASRDEKIAGHYAAIGQIVLHPTNLAQLQTSQPFALIDAKLSLNFSDTMFSQHPLATQLDNFEQHGFLNRADGQFTTSVIFENAQLSLNDQPLQL; encoded by the coding sequence ATGAGCACCACCCTCGCTGCCACTTGGTACATCGCAAGCCAATATGAGCAGTACCGCTTGAACGCATTAGAACGCTTCAATAACCAAACTGGCAGCACTCAATTGAGTCACACCATCAGCGATCGCAATCTATTTAATCATAACGAACACTATCGTATTAGCGCTTACGCCGATGGCTCAAACAAACTAGTTGAGTTGCAATTTAACCAACAAGTAAAGTTCTACCCCGGCTTTGTTAAAGCAACCTACTCCATTGATACCAGCTCTCCCAGTTGGCAGGTTGTCGGTCAGCAACTAAAGCAGCCACTGTTAAACCATGGTAGCTGGTCAGCGTCGATATTTTCCCAACAGGGCAACTACCGTTACCAAGTCGATGGTTTTGAATCAAAGCCAACGAGCCTTGATGAATACATCAGCACTGGTGATATCGTTGTCGATGGTACCTTTGCATTGGATCTGAGTGAGTACAGCAGCCAACTAAGTATCGCTGCGGCGACCATTGGTTTTGCCCAACGGGTATTCGAACTTGAAGGGTTGTCAGCCAGTAGCACCATGACACTACTTGATGACATCTATGACATCAACTTCAGCCACAGCTCTATTGATAGTTTAACCGCTTATCAATTAGGCAACACCACAACCGCCACCAAACCGCTCAGGTTCAAGCTTAACGACTTAAAGTTAAGTAACGGTAATCTACACCGACAAGGCAACAGCAGTAGTTCGACTACTCTAACCATTGGCGCACTGGCACTAAGCGCTAACGATGACATCGACATAACCTTAACCGACGCCCGCCTTGCCACTAAAGTAAGTAACGTTGCCACCAGCGCCTACATCAACTTAGCTCGTTTTATACAGCAAGGCAGCCAACCAGATGCGCTAGCATCAGCACTAACGGACATCGACACAATATTAGCAAATAACTTGCAGCTAGATATCCAAGCGTTCGAAGGGGACATCACCCTTGCCTCGCGAGACGAGAAAATTGCAGGCCACTATGCCGCTATTGGGCAAATAGTCCTCCATCCCACCAACCTTGCTCAACTTCAAACCAGCCAACCGTTCGCATTGATTGACGCCAAGCTGTCGCTCAACTTTAGCGACACTATGTTTAGCCAGCATCCACTAGCCACACAGCTCGATAATTTCGAACAACATGGTTTTTTAAACCGCGCTGACGGCCAATTTACCACCTCCGTAATCTTTGAAAATGCACAACTAAGCCTTAATGACCAACCGTTGCAGTTATAA